A stretch of the Pseudomonadota bacterium genome encodes the following:
- a CDS encoding GTP cyclohydrolase II has protein sequence MRKSPSKKAKFISLTSHPGRSGTASLPIHWGEGSARQRGPVIGSLSNPAHRNVIGSHSGSYAIYRALAVATGALDPERVADLTDTSPTSQIGPHEAWRDPTKIVSIDAFGAVVGNAFSDLIAQGYDIRPTIAITRAKLHMPEIQSAQAQGRLQTDGVILCEAGECAATKIAIEPVWHLPGVARRFDIEESLLRHTLFQHTAGMFPELVTRNDLQVFLPPIGGMTVYLFGEVSTVADPSVPLTVRVHDECNGSDVFGSDICTCRPYLAHGVEACIRQAQLGGNGVIVYNRKEGRALGEVTKFLVYNARKRQAGGDRAEAYFERTECVAGVEDMRFQELMPDVLHWLGVRQIDQLVSMSSLKHEAITRSGISVVRRLAIPKELVPPDAHVEIDAKRAAGYYWSSTPPGADPRKRAQARSSGE, from the coding sequence GTGCGCAAGAGTCCCAGCAAGAAAGCCAAGTTCATCTCCCTCACGTCCCACCCCGGACGCAGCGGCACCGCGTCGCTCCCAATCCACTGGGGAGAGGGCAGCGCCAGGCAACGCGGCCCTGTGATCGGCTCCCTTAGCAACCCCGCTCACCGAAACGTGATCGGAAGCCACTCGGGATCCTATGCCATCTACCGCGCTCTTGCGGTCGCCACGGGCGCCTTGGATCCAGAACGCGTCGCAGACCTCACGGATACGTCGCCCACCAGTCAGATCGGTCCCCATGAGGCATGGCGGGATCCGACCAAGATCGTTTCCATCGATGCCTTCGGTGCGGTCGTTGGGAACGCGTTTTCCGACTTGATCGCACAAGGTTACGACATTCGTCCTACCATCGCGATCACGCGCGCCAAGCTGCACATGCCCGAGATCCAAAGCGCGCAAGCACAAGGAAGGCTGCAGACCGATGGCGTGATCTTGTGCGAGGCGGGTGAATGCGCCGCAACAAAGATAGCGATCGAGCCGGTCTGGCACCTGCCCGGTGTGGCCCGCCGTTTCGATATCGAAGAGAGCCTGCTGCGGCACACCCTGTTCCAGCACACCGCCGGGATGTTCCCGGAGCTCGTGACTCGCAACGACCTGCAGGTGTTTCTTCCCCCCATCGGAGGGATGACCGTGTACCTGTTCGGCGAAGTGAGCACCGTCGCCGACCCGAGCGTGCCATTGACCGTGCGGGTGCATGACGAGTGCAACGGCTCGGACGTTTTTGGTTCGGATATCTGTACCTGCAGGCCCTACCTGGCTCACGGAGTCGAGGCCTGCATTCGACAGGCTCAGCTAGGGGGCAACGGCGTGATCGTCTACAACCGCAAGGAAGGACGTGCACTGGGCGAGGTGACCAAGTTCCTCGTCTACAACGCGCGCAAGAGACAGGCGGGCGGGGATCGAGCCGAAGCCTATTTCGAGCGCACCGAATGCGTCGCCGGGGTAGAGGACATGCGCTTTCAAGAGCTGATGCCGGACGTGCTGCACTGGCTCGGCGTGCGGCAGATCGACCAGTTGGTGTCGATGAGCAGCCTGAAGCACGAAGCCATCACCCGCTCGGGTATCAGCGTCGTGCGGCGGCTGGCCATCCCGAAGGAGCTCGTTCCTCCTGATGCCCACGTCGAGATCGATGCCAAACGTGCCGCCGGCTACTATTGGTCGAGCACACCGCCGGGTGCCGATCCGCGCAAGCGGGCCCAGGCCCGGAGCTCCGGAGAGTGA
- the glgX gene encoding glycogen debranching protein GlgX, translating into MSIQRGTPFPLGASFDGVGTNFSVFSSTADEVHLCLFDRRGHEIRLALPGKTAGYWHGYLHGVRPGQLYGFRACGPYNPGSGLLFNPNKLLADPYARALSGKLRWHPSLLGRRRKDRGAAPEARDTARYVPRSVVADPFFDWEGDRPPRTPWCETLMYEAHVRGLTASHPQVPSELRGTYAGLCEPALIDHLRSLGVTTLALLPVHHFVTEQHLARKGLTNFWGYNPLGYFAPHAAYAASELPGSQVPEFKAMVKHLHRAGLEVVLDVVFNHTAEGNERGPVLSFKGLDNLVYYRTKPDRPDLYEDFSGCGNALDTRQPQVVRFIMDCLRYWVTEMHVDGFRFDLAAALIRDERDLNWSAPLLSAIGQDPTLRHVKLVAEPWDLGPDGYCVGGFPYPWSEWNGQYRDVVRDYWRGQEGMLGALASRLTGSADIYGPSGRSACASVNFVTCHDGFTLRDLVSHNRRHNEPNGEDNRDGETHNRSWNCGVEGGTEDPRVNALRATQQRNLLTTLLLSRGVPLLLAGDEMGRTQGGNNNAYCQDNRTTWLDWRHMDRGLLEFTKNLVRLRTQSTAFRRSGFCADGQEPVSYGRAGPGHYGCAQNTQVRATDGCEIAWFRPDGKAMSERDWEVPFARALTVLFEEPATAGGARGTYLLMFNAGSEALTFALPDEPPGTSGWICVLDTSSVDSTSEIPCTGRAIELPPRSTRVLRRATDCDGYPMTPPRSNARNSLKPPRRQPAIGR; encoded by the coding sequence ATGTCGATCCAACGGGGCACGCCTTTTCCCTTGGGAGCCAGTTTCGACGGTGTGGGCACCAATTTTTCGGTCTTTTCTTCGACAGCCGACGAAGTGCACCTGTGCTTGTTCGACCGTCGCGGCCACGAAATCCGCCTCGCGCTGCCCGGCAAGACCGCCGGCTACTGGCACGGGTACCTCCACGGAGTGCGTCCCGGCCAGCTCTACGGCTTCCGGGCTTGCGGCCCGTACAACCCCGGCTCCGGCTTGCTGTTCAACCCAAACAAGCTGCTGGCGGATCCCTACGCTCGCGCCCTCAGCGGCAAGCTGCGCTGGCACCCCTCGCTGCTGGGTCGGCGTCGCAAAGACAGGGGCGCGGCACCCGAGGCGCGGGACACCGCGCGCTACGTGCCCCGATCGGTCGTGGCCGATCCCTTTTTCGACTGGGAAGGAGACCGTCCGCCACGCACACCGTGGTGTGAGACCCTGATGTACGAGGCCCATGTCAGGGGGCTGACCGCGAGCCACCCCCAGGTCCCAAGCGAGCTGCGGGGCACCTATGCCGGGCTTTGCGAGCCCGCGCTGATCGATCATCTTCGTAGTCTCGGTGTTACCACACTGGCCCTGCTTCCGGTGCATCACTTCGTGACCGAGCAACACCTGGCCCGCAAGGGACTCACCAATTTCTGGGGATACAACCCGCTCGGCTACTTCGCACCGCATGCTGCCTACGCTGCGTCCGAGCTGCCTGGCAGCCAGGTTCCGGAGTTCAAGGCGATGGTCAAGCATCTGCATAGAGCCGGGCTCGAGGTCGTCCTGGACGTGGTCTTCAACCATACGGCCGAGGGTAACGAGCGGGGTCCAGTGCTCAGCTTCAAGGGGCTCGACAATCTGGTCTACTACCGCACGAAACCGGACCGGCCCGACCTGTACGAGGACTTCAGCGGCTGCGGCAACGCCTTGGACACGCGCCAGCCACAGGTAGTGCGGTTCATCATGGATTGCCTGCGCTACTGGGTTACGGAGATGCACGTGGATGGCTTCCGCTTTGATCTCGCTGCGGCACTGATTCGAGACGAGCGCGACCTGAACTGGAGTGCACCGCTGTTGAGCGCGATCGGGCAGGACCCCACGCTCCGGCACGTCAAGCTCGTCGCCGAACCCTGGGATCTGGGCCCCGACGGCTACTGCGTGGGCGGCTTCCCCTACCCCTGGTCGGAATGGAACGGACAATACCGCGACGTGGTACGCGACTACTGGCGCGGTCAGGAGGGAATGCTGGGTGCCCTTGCCAGTCGTCTTACCGGCAGTGCGGACATCTACGGCCCTTCTGGCAGATCGGCCTGCGCCAGCGTGAACTTCGTTACCTGTCACGACGGGTTCACGCTGCGTGACCTCGTTTCCCACAACCGCAGGCACAACGAGCCCAACGGCGAGGACAATCGCGACGGAGAGACACACAATCGCTCCTGGAACTGTGGCGTCGAGGGCGGAACCGAGGACCCGCGGGTGAACGCTCTGCGGGCCACGCAGCAGCGCAACCTCTTGACGACGCTGCTGCTGTCGCGCGGAGTTCCCTTGCTGCTGGCGGGCGATGAGATGGGGCGAACGCAGGGTGGCAACAACAACGCGTACTGTCAGGACAACCGCACGACCTGGTTGGACTGGCGCCACATGGACCGCGGTCTGCTGGAATTCACCAAGAATTTGGTGCGGCTCCGCACCCAATCCACAGCATTTCGGCGCAGCGGCTTTTGCGCGGACGGGCAGGAGCCCGTTAGCTACGGCCGCGCGGGGCCCGGACACTACGGATGCGCACAGAACACTCAAGTGCGAGCAACGGATGGATGCGAGATCGCCTGGTTCCGCCCCGACGGCAAGGCCATGTCCGAGCGGGACTGGGAGGTTCCGTTCGCGCGTGCTCTCACCGTTCTTTTCGAAGAGCCCGCCACTGCCGGTGGGGCAAGAGGGACCTACCTGCTCATGTTCAACGCCGGTTCCGAAGCCCTTACGTTCGCGCTGCCGGATGAGCCCCCGGGCACGTCCGGGTGGATCTGTGTGCTGGATACCTCCAGCGTCGACAGCACGTCGGAGATTCCCTGCACTGGCCGTGCAATCGAATTGCCGCCTCGGTCGACCCGCGTGCTACGCCGTGCAACAGACTGCGATGGCTACCCGATGACCCCTCCGAGGTCTAACGCACGCAACTCCTTGAAGCCCCCGCGACGGCAACCAGCAATTGGCCGCTAG
- the upp gene encoding uracil phosphoribosyltransferase, which produces MDQPILIDHPLVQHKLSLLRRKSTETHVFRNTLTELGTLVAYEMTRDLPVVRRRIETPMSTTWGSTFETKNLVLVAVLRAGSAMVEGMLRVLPSARVGHIGLYREPTTLVPVEYYCKLPDQMERRLAFVVAPVLATGNSAVAALERVKHAGAFSVKFACVVAAQQGVDNLRAHHPEVPVYAAAVDPELDAQGYILPGLGDAGDRMFGTR; this is translated from the coding sequence ATGGACCAGCCGATACTCATCGATCACCCGCTCGTTCAGCACAAGCTTTCGCTGCTGCGACGCAAGTCAACCGAAACCCACGTCTTTCGCAACACCCTGACAGAGCTCGGAACGCTCGTCGCCTACGAGATGACGCGGGACCTGCCCGTGGTGCGACGTCGGATCGAGACCCCGATGTCGACCACATGGGGCAGCACGTTTGAAACCAAGAACCTCGTGCTGGTAGCTGTACTGCGAGCCGGCAGCGCCATGGTAGAGGGGATGCTCAGGGTGCTGCCCTCGGCCCGCGTGGGACACATCGGTCTGTATCGAGAACCCACGACGCTGGTGCCCGTCGAGTACTACTGCAAGCTACCAGACCAGATGGAGCGGCGACTCGCCTTTGTGGTAGCTCCGGTTCTGGCGACCGGCAACAGCGCGGTTGCCGCGCTCGAACGGGTCAAGCACGCGGGAGCATTCTCTGTGAAATTCGCCTGCGTGGTGGCGGCACAACAGGGCGTTGACAACCTGCGGGCACACCACCCGGAGGTACCGGTGTATGCCGCGGCCGTCGATCCCGAGCTCGACGCGCAGGGCTACATCTTGCCGGGATTGGGCGACGCGGGCGATCGCATGTTCGGCACCCGATGA
- the udk gene encoding uridine kinase, protein MSDRSAVRRPGTFLLGIAGGSGSGKTTLANAIEARAGRAAADVIQHDWYYRDRSQALPGERASINYDEPAALDNELLADHLRLLKSGVAVDCPQYDFATRAREERARRVTPRPVLIVEGILLFCQAELRGLLDLRVFVDTDADLRLLRRVRRDISERGRDIAAIEAQYLGSVRPMHLKHVAPTRRYADLIVADGSGEDGLAGIMACLPL, encoded by the coding sequence GTGAGCGATCGATCGGCGGTCAGGCGGCCAGGGACCTTCTTGCTGGGGATTGCGGGGGGGAGCGGCAGCGGCAAGACCACGTTGGCCAATGCCATCGAAGCGAGAGCAGGGCGCGCGGCTGCAGACGTGATCCAGCACGACTGGTACTACCGCGACCGCTCCCAGGCACTGCCGGGCGAGCGAGCCAGCATCAACTACGACGAGCCCGCGGCGCTGGATAACGAGCTGTTGGCAGACCATCTGCGGCTCCTGAAGTCGGGCGTTGCCGTGGACTGTCCGCAGTACGACTTCGCGACCCGCGCGCGCGAGGAGCGGGCCCGTCGTGTGACGCCCCGCCCGGTGCTGATCGTCGAGGGCATCCTGCTCTTTTGTCAGGCCGAGCTGCGTGGTTTGCTCGATCTCCGCGTCTTCGTGGACACCGACGCTGATCTAAGGCTTCTGCGCAGGGTGCGGCGCGACATCAGCGAACGCGGGCGGGACATCGCAGCCATCGAGGCTCAGTATCTTGGCAGCGTGCGTCCGATGCATCTCAAACACGTTGCTCCGACGCGCCGTTATGCGGACCTGATCGTGGCCGACGGATCAGGTGAAGATGGCCTGGCGGGGATCATGGCGTGCCTGCCTCTATAG
- a CDS encoding metallophosphoesterase, with translation MQASVSTRAVAWMVATWALGCGDPMAGLTGPVSGALPQGVFTEGSHTLAVLPDTQFYSQQLPYLFELQTRWIAAVAHQIDLRYVLHLGDIVNSNSPLEWERAAQAMSFLDGVVPYVVVPGNHDYGPAGDASTRDTLMNHYLGFDKSARQPGFGGAYEWGKLDNTYHLFTAGGRDYIVVALEWAPRNVVLEWADGVMRQHPQRYGILVTHAYLNHNDRRYDHTDPVHPQDFNPHAYRTPGKVNDGEEIWQKLVRHHRFVIALNGHVLGDGTGYLASITDLGNTCHQMLSNYQGRPQGGEAYLRLLEFLPDGISVRVFTYSPLLTTFLTSADQQFEFELD, from the coding sequence ATGCAGGCATCGGTCTCCACGAGGGCAGTGGCATGGATGGTGGCCACATGGGCTCTCGGCTGCGGCGACCCCATGGCCGGGCTGACCGGGCCCGTTTCCGGAGCGCTGCCGCAGGGCGTGTTCACGGAGGGCTCCCACACGCTCGCCGTGCTACCCGACACGCAGTTCTATTCGCAGCAGCTCCCGTACCTCTTCGAGCTTCAGACACGGTGGATCGCAGCGGTCGCGCACCAAATCGATCTTCGCTACGTGCTGCACCTGGGGGATATCGTGAATAGCAACAGCCCGCTAGAATGGGAGCGAGCGGCGCAGGCGATGTCGTTTCTCGATGGCGTGGTCCCCTACGTCGTTGTACCGGGCAATCACGACTACGGCCCTGCCGGTGACGCTTCAACCCGTGACACCCTGATGAACCACTACCTCGGTTTCGACAAGAGCGCCCGGCAACCCGGCTTTGGCGGCGCCTACGAATGGGGCAAGCTCGACAATACCTATCACTTGTTCACGGCCGGCGGGCGCGACTACATCGTGGTTGCCCTCGAATGGGCTCCACGCAACGTCGTACTGGAATGGGCGGACGGCGTGATGCGCCAGCACCCCCAGCGGTACGGCATCCTCGTCACCCACGCGTACCTGAACCACAACGATCGTCGCTACGACCATACGGACCCGGTGCACCCCCAGGATTTCAATCCGCACGCGTACCGCACGCCCGGTAAAGTCAACGACGGCGAAGAGATCTGGCAAAAGCTGGTGCGTCATCATCGCTTCGTGATCGCCCTGAATGGCCACGTGCTAGGCGACGGAACGGGCTACCTCGCCAGCATCACGGACCTGGGCAACACGTGCCATCAAATGCTGTCGAACTACCAGGGTCGGCCCCAGGGGGGGGAAGCCTATCTCCGTCTGCTGGAATTCCTTCCGGACGGTATCAGCGTCCGCGTGTTCACCTATTCGCCGCTGCTCACGACCTTTCTCACATCGGCTGATCAACAATTCGAGTTCGAGCTCGATTAG
- a CDS encoding URC4/urg3 family protein, whose amino-acid sequence MSSEQCEALRLLRRPAIIRTRCDRILEAALAGRSRHFHVRLDRLTEIASCVARVTRARYPDLRVPYHSRWRHFGVDGRDRYAQLQAEHPGCSGWGPEDRARSMIDLTVVSVLLDAGAGHGWRFLERETGKRYGRSEGLALASLHLFGSGVLSCQPTSPLRVDAEGLERLSEARFAAAFQAGPENPLAGLENRVRLLRRLGRACRLTPEVFERNGELRPGHLLDHFRRLAGSSSLDAAEVLEHLLAALAPIWPRRLELAGSNLGDVWRHPQAGGNGTSRGLVPFHKLSQWLTYSLIEPLQVGGLKLRSLEALTGLAEYRNGGLFIDYGALELKHPETLAGPQQVGSEAVIEWRALTVSLLDRLADEVRDNLGRSSEQLPLARILQGGTWEAGRRIAGERRSHAAPPIVVSSDATVF is encoded by the coding sequence GTGAGCTCCGAGCAATGCGAGGCCCTGCGCCTGCTGCGAAGGCCAGCAATCATCCGTACCCGCTGCGATCGGATCCTCGAGGCGGCACTGGCGGGTCGCTCGCGCCATTTCCACGTACGTCTTGATCGATTGACCGAAATCGCCTCTTGCGTGGCACGGGTCACGCGTGCTCGCTATCCGGACCTGCGGGTTCCCTACCACAGTCGCTGGCGCCACTTCGGTGTTGATGGCCGGGACCGTTACGCGCAGCTCCAGGCCGAACATCCAGGATGCAGCGGCTGGGGCCCGGAGGATCGCGCGCGTTCCATGATCGATCTAACGGTCGTCAGTGTGCTGCTGGATGCCGGGGCAGGGCACGGCTGGCGTTTTCTGGAACGCGAAACGGGCAAACGCTACGGCCGCTCCGAGGGGCTTGCGCTCGCGAGCTTGCACCTCTTTGGCTCGGGGGTGCTGTCTTGTCAGCCTACCTCGCCGCTGCGCGTCGATGCCGAAGGGCTCGAGCGCCTGAGCGAAGCCAGGTTCGCCGCCGCCTTCCAGGCCGGCCCGGAAAACCCCCTCGCCGGCCTCGAAAACCGAGTTCGGCTGCTGCGGCGGCTCGGTCGCGCCTGTCGCCTCACCCCCGAGGTTTTCGAGCGGAACGGCGAGCTGCGACCCGGTCATCTGCTGGACCACTTCCGGAGGCTCGCCGGATCCAGCTCGCTCGACGCGGCGGAGGTGCTCGAGCATCTGCTGGCGGCGCTCGCGCCGATCTGGCCGCGCCGACTCGAGCTCGCGGGCAGCAACCTTGGCGACGTCTGGCGCCACCCCCAAGCTGGTGGCAACGGGACGAGCCGCGGCTTGGTTCCCTTCCACAAGCTCTCGCAATGGCTCACCTACTCCCTGATCGAGCCGCTGCAGGTAGGCGGTCTGAAGCTGCGCTCCCTGGAGGCCCTGACCGGTCTGGCCGAGTACCGCAACGGGGGCTTGTTCATCGATTACGGTGCGCTCGAGCTCAAGCATCCCGAAACCCTGGCAGGGCCGCAGCAGGTCGGCAGCGAGGCCGTGATCGAGTGGCGCGCACTGACCGTGAGCTTGCTCGATCGGCTCGCCGACGAAGTAAGGGACAACCTCGGCCGATCGTCTGAGCAGCTGCCGCTTGCCCGAATTCTGCAAGGAGGCACATGGGAGGCAGGCAGACGAATCGCAGGCGAACGACGCTCACACGCGGCGCCGCCCATTGTTGTGAGCAGCGACGCGACCGTGTTCTAA